A region from the Streptomyces lydicus genome encodes:
- a CDS encoding permease, whose protein sequence is MHPILHALSIAGSMTWEITWALILGFALSAVVQAVVRTSTVVGLLGDDRPRTLTLAAALGAASSSCSYAAVALARSLFRKGAHVTAAMAFEIASTNLVVELGVILALLMGWQFTLAEFTGGPVMIVVLAVLFRLFLRDKLLRGARAQAERGLAGSMEGHAAMDMSVHREGAFARRLFSAEGYTSASHVFVMEWAAILKDLVLGLLIAGAIAAWVPDSFWRAFFFDGHPLAAKVWGPLIGPLVAIASFVCSIGNVPLAVVLWKGGISFGGVVAFIFADLLILPILHIYRKYYGTRMALFLLVTFYASVVVAGYAVEAVFGALGLIPRQADATVPMSGVSWNYTTWLNLAFLLLAAALVHRFLRTGGRAMLRGMGGTPPDGPGAHPAHAGSGHGGTGHDGSGHGRTGHEGTGPGPR, encoded by the coding sequence ATGCACCCGATCCTGCACGCCCTGTCCATCGCCGGATCCATGACCTGGGAGATCACCTGGGCGCTGATCCTGGGCTTCGCGCTGTCCGCGGTCGTCCAGGCCGTGGTGCGCACCTCGACCGTGGTCGGTCTGCTCGGCGACGACCGTCCCCGCACCCTGACGCTGGCCGCCGCGCTGGGTGCGGCGTCCTCCTCCTGTTCGTACGCCGCGGTCGCGCTGGCCCGGTCGCTGTTCCGCAAGGGCGCGCACGTCACGGCCGCCATGGCGTTCGAGATCGCCTCCACGAACCTGGTGGTCGAACTCGGCGTCATTCTGGCCCTGTTGATGGGATGGCAGTTCACCCTCGCCGAGTTCACCGGCGGACCGGTCATGATCGTCGTGCTGGCCGTGCTGTTCCGCCTCTTCCTGCGCGACAAGCTGCTGCGGGGCGCCCGTGCGCAGGCCGAACGGGGGCTGGCCGGCTCCATGGAGGGGCATGCCGCGATGGACATGTCCGTACACCGCGAGGGGGCCTTCGCGCGGCGGCTGTTCTCCGCCGAGGGCTACACCTCGGCCTCGCACGTCTTCGTCATGGAATGGGCCGCGATCCTCAAGGATCTGGTGCTCGGCCTGCTGATCGCCGGGGCCATCGCCGCCTGGGTCCCCGACAGCTTCTGGCGCGCGTTCTTCTTCGACGGACACCCGCTGGCCGCGAAGGTGTGGGGGCCGCTGATCGGACCGCTGGTGGCGATCGCCTCGTTCGTCTGCTCCATCGGCAATGTGCCGCTGGCGGTGGTGCTGTGGAAGGGCGGGATCAGCTTCGGCGGGGTGGTCGCCTTCATCTTCGCCGACCTGCTGATCCTGCCGATCCTGCACATCTACCGGAAGTACTACGGGACCAGGATGGCCCTGTTCCTGCTGGTCACGTTCTATGCGTCGGTCGTCGTCGCGGGCTACGCGGTGGAAGCCGTCTTCGGCGCTCTGGGGCTGATCCCCCGCCAGGCCGACGCGACGGTCCCGATGTCCGGGGTCTCGTGGAACTACACCACCTGGCTCAACCTCGCCTTCCTCCTCCTCGCCGCCGCGCTGGTCCACCGCTTCCTGCGCACCGGGGGCCGGGCCATGCTGCGCGGGATGGGCGGTACGCCGCCGGACGGTCCCGGGGCTCACCCCGCGCACGCCGGCAGCGGGCACGGCGGCACGGGGCATGACGGCAGCGGACACGGCCGCACCGGGCACGAGGGCACCGGACCCGGCCCGCGCTGA
- a CDS encoding ABC transporter permease subunit: MSRTWALRKQRPSSGQETTGGAVTPADRRRLTPDFGAQNPLGILRRRFHSGELGSVPVALGLIVVWIIFESLNEDFLSPRNLSNLTVDIVGTGMIAVGVVFVLLLGEIDLSVGSVSGLAAAVFAVLTVNHGVPEGLALLVAVLGGTVIGAVQGFFFAKVGVPAFVVTLAGLLGWNGLMLYVLGSNGTVNIDDKGLLAMLTSYYFNDVAAAYGLAVLGTAGYFLASYRDMRRRRAAGVPARPMGEILLRTGVLAVIALAAAVVLNQFLGLPLALLIFLVVLVGLDCVLRRTRYGRMIFALGGSVEAARRTGLNVDLVRISVFMVSGTMAAIGGLFLASRVTSASQTSGAGLLLMDAIAAAVIGGTSLFGGRGRTWSALLGVLVIQSIASGVALMGIRTAVQFMITGGVLLIAVVIDSLSRRAQKAHGRV, translated from the coding sequence GTGAGCAGGACCTGGGCCCTGCGCAAACAGCGGCCGTCCAGCGGGCAGGAAACCACCGGCGGGGCGGTGACCCCTGCCGACCGGCGCCGTCTCACGCCCGATTTCGGGGCGCAGAACCCCCTCGGCATACTCCGGCGGAGGTTCCACAGCGGCGAGCTCGGCTCGGTGCCGGTGGCCCTCGGTCTGATCGTGGTCTGGATCATCTTCGAGAGCCTGAACGAGGACTTCCTCTCGCCGCGGAACCTGTCCAATCTGACCGTGGACATCGTGGGCACCGGCATGATCGCGGTCGGTGTGGTCTTCGTTCTGCTGCTCGGCGAGATCGACCTCTCGGTGGGGTCGGTGAGCGGCCTCGCGGCGGCCGTCTTCGCGGTGCTGACCGTGAACCACGGCGTACCGGAGGGGCTTGCGCTGCTGGTCGCGGTGCTCGGAGGCACGGTGATCGGTGCCGTTCAGGGGTTCTTCTTCGCCAAGGTCGGGGTGCCGGCGTTCGTGGTGACCCTCGCGGGCCTGCTGGGCTGGAACGGCCTGATGCTCTACGTCCTGGGCTCCAACGGCACGGTCAACATCGACGACAAGGGCCTGCTCGCGATGCTGACCAGCTACTACTTCAACGATGTGGCCGCGGCGTACGGCCTGGCGGTGCTCGGCACCGCCGGCTACTTCCTGGCTTCGTACCGTGACATGCGCCGGCGCAGGGCCGCCGGTGTGCCCGCCCGGCCGATGGGCGAGATCCTGCTGCGCACCGGGGTGCTGGCGGTGATCGCCCTGGCCGCCGCCGTGGTCCTCAATCAGTTCCTGGGGCTTCCGCTGGCGCTGCTGATCTTCCTCGTCGTGCTCGTCGGCCTCGACTGCGTGCTGCGCCGTACCCGCTACGGACGCATGATCTTCGCCCTCGGCGGCAGCGTCGAGGCCGCCCGCCGCACGGGCCTCAATGTGGACCTGGTCCGTATCTCGGTCTTCATGGTGTCCGGCACGATGGCCGCGATCGGCGGTCTGTTCCTGGCCTCGCGCGTCACCTCGGCCAGTCAGACGTCGGGGGCGGGCCTGCTGCTGATGGACGCCATCGCCGCCGCGGTCATCGGCGGCACCAGCCTGTTCGGCGGACGGGGCCGGACCTGGTCCGCCCTGCTCGGCGTCCTGGTCATCCAGTCGATCGCCTCCGGTGTGGCCCTCATGGGCATCCGGACCGCCGTGCAGTTCATGATCACGGGCGGGGTGCTGCTGATCGCCGTGGTCATCGACTCGCTGTCGCGGCGGGCGCAGAAGGCGCACGGGCGGGTCTGA
- a CDS encoding ATP-binding cassette domain-containing protein — protein MEPGPALRRPTPAPPLLALRGISKRYGAVQALADVELEVRAGQVVALVGDNGAGKSTLIRVVAGVDAADEGVVEWDGRPVQITRPHEAQDLGIATVYQDLALCDNLDVVGNLFLGREIHRAGVLDEVEMERLTLDLLDMLAIRMPDVRLPVASLSGGQRQTVAISRSLLGEPRLVLLDEPTAALGIEQTAQVLDLVDQLRERGLGVLLISHNMGDIKAVADWVAVLRLGRNNGFFDVTTTSHEQIISSITGATDNAVTRRRTPGWEVQP, from the coding sequence ATGGAGCCCGGCCCGGCCCTCCGGCGACCGACACCGGCGCCGCCCCTGCTGGCGCTGCGCGGCATCTCCAAGCGGTACGGCGCCGTGCAGGCCCTGGCGGATGTCGAACTGGAGGTCCGCGCCGGCCAGGTCGTGGCGCTCGTGGGCGACAACGGCGCCGGCAAGTCCACGCTGATCAGGGTGGTCGCCGGGGTCGACGCCGCCGATGAGGGGGTGGTCGAGTGGGACGGCCGTCCCGTCCAGATCACCCGGCCCCACGAGGCCCAGGACCTGGGCATCGCCACCGTCTACCAGGACCTCGCGCTGTGCGACAACCTCGACGTGGTCGGCAACCTCTTCCTGGGCCGCGAGATCCACCGGGCCGGTGTGCTGGACGAGGTGGAGATGGAACGCCTCACCCTGGACCTGCTCGACATGCTGGCCATCCGGATGCCCGACGTCCGGCTCCCGGTCGCCTCGCTCTCCGGCGGCCAGCGCCAGACCGTCGCGATCTCCCGCTCCCTGCTCGGCGAACCCCGGCTGGTGCTCCTCGACGAGCCCACCGCGGCCCTGGGCATCGAACAGACCGCCCAGGTCCTCGATCTCGTCGACCAGCTCCGCGAACGCGGGCTCGGGGTGCTCCTGATCAGCCACAACATGGGGGACATCAAGGCGGTGGCGGACTGGGTCGCCGTATTGCGGCTCGGCCGGAACAACGGGTTCTTCGATGTGACGACCACGTCCCACGAACAGATCATCTCCTCGATCACCGGGGCCACGGACAACGCGGTGACCCGCCGCAGGACACCGGGGTGGGAGGTGCAGCCGTGA